One window of the Candidatus Neomarinimicrobiota bacterium genome contains the following:
- a CDS encoding thymidine phosphorylase, protein MNIENIVREKTAGGVNRPSEIVQIIHAYSEKKLSDEKMTRWLKAVCNKGMTDEETLAVVKAMVTSGERLDFSHLGKPVVDKHSTGGVGDKVSLIIAPILATCGLAVPMISGKILAHTGGTLDKLQSIPGYRIDLSMEEFRQTVEGVGLSLTGQTSEICPADREMYTLRDRTNTVVSIPLICGSIMSKKIAEGIEALAMNITVGNGAFMKTLKHAEKLGKKLKMAGKQFGVSTKIVYSRMDQPLGREAGLWNEIQESIACLKGEGEPDLMAVVTELAEPVLKYAGIKKPLSAVEKTITSGSAMMKLEEMIEAHGGDSSLIHSSDTIHTPSFEKVIEAENSGVVRFMDTEKIGWAVNSITVFDGKAGRQIDPSGGVRFEKKLGEEVAKGDPLAICHGNSEKAVSQAYPQIKSAIEIGVDPFTPEEVII, encoded by the coding sequence ATGAACATCGAAAATATCGTCCGTGAAAAGACGGCGGGCGGTGTTAACAGACCTTCCGAGATTGTTCAGATCATACACGCCTACAGCGAGAAAAAGCTCAGCGATGAAAAGATGACACGGTGGCTGAAGGCCGTTTGTAACAAAGGCATGACAGATGAAGAGACACTGGCTGTGGTGAAGGCCATGGTCACCTCTGGCGAACGGCTGGACTTTTCGCACCTGGGAAAACCAGTGGTAGATAAGCATTCAACAGGCGGCGTGGGAGACAAGGTGTCACTTATTATTGCACCCATTCTGGCGACCTGCGGTTTGGCCGTTCCAATGATCTCAGGAAAAATCCTAGCCCACACTGGTGGTACGCTGGATAAACTTCAGTCTATCCCCGGTTACAGGATTGACCTATCTATGGAAGAATTCCGCCAAACCGTGGAAGGGGTAGGCCTGAGCCTTACAGGCCAGACGTCTGAGATCTGTCCTGCCGACAGAGAGATGTATACCCTCCGTGACAGAACAAACACTGTTGTTTCCATCCCCCTCATTTGCGGCAGCATCATGAGTAAGAAGATTGCTGAAGGAATCGAGGCGCTGGCCATGAACATTACGGTAGGGAACGGTGCCTTCATGAAAACACTCAAGCATGCGGAAAAACTGGGCAAAAAACTGAAAATGGCCGGTAAGCAGTTTGGCGTTTCCACCAAAATTGTCTACAGCCGAATGGACCAGCCGCTGGGCCGCGAAGCCGGTCTTTGGAATGAGATTCAGGAATCAATAGCGTGCTTGAAAGGTGAAGGCGAACCGGATCTCATGGCTGTGGTCACTGAACTGGCGGAACCCGTTCTCAAATATGCAGGAATTAAGAAACCGCTATCCGCGGTGGAAAAAACCATCACTTCAGGCTCAGCCATGATGAAACTTGAAGAAATGATCGAAGCCCACGGCGGTGATTCATCTTTGATCCACAGCTCTGATACCATTCATACACCTTCTTTCGAGAAAGTCATTGAGGCGGAAAACTCCGGTGTTGTCCGGTTCATGGATACAGAGAAAATCGGCTGGGCTGTCAACAGTATCACTGTTTTCGATGGAAAAGCGGGCAGGCAGATTGATCCCTCAGGAGGTGTGCGGTTCGAAAAGAAGCTGGGAGAAGAAGTTGCGAAAGGCGACCCCTTAGCCATTTGCCACGGTAATAGTGAAAAGGCCGTCAGCCAAGCATATCCTCAGATAAAATCAGCCATCGAAATTGGTGTTGACCCTTTCACACCTGAGGAAGTGATTATTTAA
- a CDS encoding YjgP/YjgQ family permease, translating into MKLLTRYILKEHFLPFLYALLIVIFLLFTNFLLRAVDRFLGKGLPIDIILEYLLLNTAWIIALAAPVAVLVATLMAFGRFAEDNEITALRSSGVSFTRILWPALTFSILVAVPLMMFNNTVLPHMNHNARMLARDIYRKRPDLNVEAGYFIDDLPQYSFIVKGKKGDRYQDVHIYGKDRTVTQTSIRAEEATFRPLDDAILVTLYDGEIHEVEVTNYQNYRRIIFDRHRIIIPAEDLTLQRRETGSRSDREMTLNMIHEKISGYSERVSAIEERIEKEFEFNFPDTPIPPTMEDLIIMVKNQKEIEKEETISDPNRPISKSQDLENLSMRVRTDYQMIAGYERSINRYTVEIHKKFSLPSACIVFVLVGAPLGIMTRKGGFFTAIIFSFGFVLLYYLFLIGGEEMADRNYLHGAIAMWMPNIVLGAVGIVMTYQATRERTVFQLPSSRKKGKKHSK; encoded by the coding sequence ATGAAACTCCTTACACGGTATATTCTTAAAGAACACTTTCTCCCTTTTCTATACGCCCTGCTCATTGTCATCTTTCTGCTTTTCACCAACTTTCTCCTAAGAGCAGTGGACCGATTTCTGGGCAAGGGACTTCCAATAGATATTATCCTGGAATACCTTTTGCTGAACACAGCATGGATCATTGCACTGGCGGCACCGGTGGCTGTTCTGGTGGCAACACTCATGGCATTCGGTCGTTTTGCCGAAGATAACGAGATCACAGCACTGCGCTCCTCAGGCGTCAGCTTCACTCGCATCCTGTGGCCTGCCCTCACTTTTTCCATCCTTGTTGCTGTTCCACTTATGATGTTCAACAACACCGTTCTGCCTCATATGAACCACAACGCAAGAATGCTGGCCAGGGATATTTACCGCAAGCGACCCGATTTAAACGTGGAGGCAGGCTATTTCATCGATGACTTGCCGCAATACAGTTTCATCGTGAAGGGAAAGAAGGGCGACAGATATCAGGATGTACATATCTACGGCAAGGACAGGACTGTAACACAAACTTCCATCCGGGCGGAAGAAGCGACTTTCCGGCCACTGGATGACGCCATCCTGGTTACGCTCTACGACGGTGAGATCCACGAAGTAGAAGTGACCAACTATCAGAACTACAGGCGAATCATTTTTGACCGTCACCGGATCATAATCCCGGCAGAGGATTTAACCCTCCAAAGAAGGGAAACGGGCTCCCGCTCAGATAGGGAGATGACCCTAAATATGATACATGAGAAGATTTCGGGCTACAGTGAGAGAGTCTCAGCCATTGAAGAACGTATCGAAAAAGAATTTGAATTCAACTTCCCGGACACCCCCATCCCTCCCACCATGGAGGATCTTATAATAATGGTGAAGAATCAAAAAGAAATTGAGAAAGAAGAAACAATCAGCGACCCTAATCGCCCCATCAGTAAAAGTCAGGATTTGGAGAACCTTTCCATGCGGGTTCGCACTGATTATCAGATGATTGCCGGCTACGAGAGGAGTATCAACCGGTACACGGTGGAAATCCACAAGAAATTCTCTCTACCTTCAGCCTGCATCGTCTTTGTACTGGTGGGTGCACCGCTTGGGATCATGACCCGGAAGGGAGGCTTTTTCACAGCCATTATTTTTAGCTTCGGTTTTGTACTCCTCTACTACCTGTTCCTTATCGGTGGTGAAGAAATGGCGGACCGAAACTATCTCCATGGTGCTATTGCCATGTGGATGCCGAATATCGTCCTTGGTGCTGTGGGCATAGTCATGACTTACCAGGCAACACGCGAGCGAACTGTATTCCAGCTTCCTTCCTCCCGCAAAAAGGGAAAAAAGCACTCCAAATGA
- a CDS encoding DUF4442 domain-containing protein, with translation MSFLSEATRATVAIRTFGFMKIPLLWACRPKVVKIDDKKCVVKIPHRRRTRNHEKGLYIAAMTVGAELASGALAIRTLGYGKGKKFIYKSFRADYLKRAEDDVYFTCNEGTALNELAQQAKETGERQNMSIHVTATVPSKLGDEPVAKFILTLSVKDETGAVNRE, from the coding sequence ATGAGTTTTCTTTCCGAAGCGACCCGGGCAACGGTGGCGATCCGCACTTTCGGCTTCATGAAGATTCCGCTGCTTTGGGCGTGCCGACCCAAAGTTGTAAAGATTGATGATAAAAAGTGTGTTGTAAAAATCCCTCACAGGCGAAGAACGAGAAACCACGAAAAAGGCCTCTACATTGCGGCGATGACGGTGGGTGCTGAACTCGCCTCCGGTGCCTTGGCTATCCGGACTCTCGGTTACGGCAAGGGAAAGAAATTTATTTACAAAAGTTTCCGCGCGGACTACCTGAAGCGGGCTGAAGATGATGTCTATTTCACCTGCAATGAAGGCACTGCACTGAATGAATTGGCACAGCAGGCAAAGGAAACGGGCGAAAGGCAGAATATGTCTATCCACGTGACAGCCACCGTACCGTCCAAACTTGGGGATGAGCCTGTGGCGAAGTTCATCTTAACTCTCTCAGTCAAAGATGAAACCGGAGCCGTGAACCGGGAATAA
- a CDS encoding DNA-3-methyladenine glycosylase I: MTREEIGGQKRCQWVPLNKPLYVKYHDEEWGVPVTNDRKMFEFIVLESFQAGLSWEIILNKRENFREAFHQFDPEKVATYGEKMIDELVQDAGIVRNRQKIAAAINNAQQFLKIAGVSGSFCDYFWQFTDKKPIINRWKTYENIPANTTLSDTISTDMKKRGFKFFGTTVCYAHMQAVGMVNDHTVDCFRHGECLSLA; this comes from the coding sequence ATGACCCGAGAAGAAATAGGCGGACAAAAGAGATGCCAGTGGGTTCCATTGAACAAACCACTTTACGTGAAATATCATGATGAGGAATGGGGTGTGCCTGTCACTAATGACAGGAAAATGTTTGAATTCATTGTGCTGGAATCCTTCCAGGCAGGACTAAGCTGGGAGATTATTCTCAACAAGCGCGAGAATTTCCGGGAAGCCTTTCATCAGTTTGATCCGGAAAAAGTTGCCACTTATGGTGAAAAAATGATCGATGAGCTAGTTCAAGATGCCGGCATTGTCCGGAACAGGCAAAAAATTGCGGCAGCCATCAACAATGCTCAGCAGTTTTTGAAAATTGCTGGAGTATCCGGTAGTTTCTGCGACTACTTTTGGCAATTCACAGACAAAAAGCCCATCATCAACAGATGGAAAACCTATGAAAACATCCCCGCGAATACTACACTGTCTGATACCATTTCTACTGATATGAAAAAGCGCGGTTTCAAGTTTTTCGGCACCACTGTTTGTTACGCCCATATGCAGGCGGTGGGAATGGTGAACGACCACACTGTGGACTGCTTTCGCCATGGGGAGTGCCTGTCACTGGCATGA
- a CDS encoding DUF4910 domain-containing protein — protein MSTKKTRVMFPFMGLILLTLISAQRSLLSDDLRDLLHESLSGERAKDHVIQITRHNRIQGSRGYRNAAQYVLQQLRRSGFSDRNALVESYPSDGKIHYQTWQSPSGWDLDYAELRMLEPYEERIVGYPEIGMSLITYSNPGDVTAELVWVGAGTSDENYMGKNIKDKFVLATGYGGSVHRIAVLKYGAKAVVCYLDDERAREYPDMLQYTGMWPKPDEIDNVTFGFNLTNRQGDKLKKLLENGEKVILKGVSKGTGLEPFFMDVVVATIPGSHGSGEELVFSAHLDHPKESANDNASGSAALLDIAQTIHKLVGDGLLPRPKRTFRFLWVPEWHGTMAYIDKNPEMVGPARGGKTLANMNMDMVGEHLELLHSKLILTRVPDSLPSVVNDVVAHMAEMVDGMDIRTSRGSLSAFNYRVTPYSGGSDHMMFIDLDIPGVMFSHSPDYTHHTSEDTPDKVDPVELERCEIIATAAMFYLSNLGP, from the coding sequence ATGAGCACGAAAAAAACAAGAGTAATGTTTCCCTTTATGGGACTCATTCTTCTAACACTCATTTCAGCACAGAGGAGTCTTCTGTCTGATGATTTACGCGATCTTCTTCATGAGTCCCTCAGTGGCGAGCGGGCAAAGGATCATGTTATCCAGATTACTCGACACAACCGTATCCAGGGCTCGCGTGGCTACAGGAATGCGGCGCAGTATGTACTCCAACAGCTTCGGCGGTCCGGATTTTCCGACCGTAACGCTTTAGTCGAGTCCTATCCGTCTGATGGAAAGATCCACTATCAGACATGGCAGTCTCCCTCCGGCTGGGACCTAGACTACGCCGAGCTACGTATGCTTGAGCCCTACGAAGAAAGAATTGTGGGCTATCCCGAGATCGGCATGAGCCTTATCACTTATTCTAATCCCGGCGATGTCACAGCTGAACTGGTTTGGGTAGGGGCCGGTACCAGTGATGAAAACTATATGGGCAAAAATATTAAAGACAAATTTGTACTGGCAACAGGCTACGGGGGTTCTGTCCACCGTATTGCGGTACTGAAGTACGGAGCCAAGGCTGTGGTGTGCTACTTGGATGATGAAAGGGCCAGGGAATACCCTGACATGCTCCAGTACACCGGTATGTGGCCTAAACCTGATGAAATTGACAATGTCACTTTTGGATTCAACCTTACCAACCGCCAAGGTGACAAGCTGAAAAAACTTTTGGAGAACGGGGAGAAAGTAATTCTGAAAGGTGTTTCTAAGGGAACGGGGCTAGAACCTTTCTTTATGGATGTGGTTGTGGCCACCATTCCTGGTTCACATGGTTCCGGTGAGGAGCTTGTTTTTTCCGCTCATCTAGATCATCCTAAGGAGTCTGCCAACGACAACGCCAGCGGTTCGGCTGCTCTCCTCGATATAGCTCAGACCATACATAAGCTTGTTGGGGACGGCCTCCTACCCCGACCGAAACGAACATTTCGCTTTTTATGGGTACCTGAATGGCATGGCACAATGGCCTATATTGATAAAAATCCTGAAATGGTGGGGCCTGCCAGAGGTGGCAAGACACTGGCGAACATGAATATGGATATGGTGGGAGAGCACCTTGAATTACTTCACTCAAAACTGATTTTAACCCGGGTGCCTGACTCTTTACCGTCAGTTGTGAATGATGTGGTGGCCCACATGGCCGAGATGGTGGACGGGATGGATATCCGAACATCCAGAGGGAGTCTTTCTGCATTTAACTACCGGGTGACACCTTACAGTGGCGGAAGTGATCATATGATGTTTATTGATCTTGATATCCCGGGTGTCATGTTTTCCCACTCACCCGATTATACTCATCATACGTCTGAGGATACTCCTGACAAGGTCGATCCCGTGGAACTGGAACGGTGCGAAATAATTGCCACAGCCGCCATGTTTTATTTGTCAAATCTTGGGCCG
- a CDS encoding MBL fold metallo-hydrolase — protein MGASIAVITNGKPYLVDFGPGVVRRASEAFNNGVEELAMSNLTHAFVTHLHSDHTVGFADLIFTPWVLDRDQPMAVYGPRGIKAMARNIIRAYREDIDIRINGRQPQNTTGYKVNATDIRPGVIFDDNDLKVTAFKVNHGEIEEAYGYKFETEDKTIVISGDTAPSESIVEQCNGCDMLFHEVYSLEKFQLKTPEWKAYHSSYHTSTSELAEIATQARPKLLVLYHQIFWGATEEEILREIQENYNGAVVSGKDLDVFE, from the coding sequence ATGGGCGCCTCTATTGCCGTTATCACAAACGGCAAACCCTACCTGGTGGATTTTGGCCCAGGTGTTGTCAGGAGAGCATCAGAGGCATTCAATAACGGTGTTGAGGAACTGGCCATGTCCAATCTCACCCATGCTTTCGTAACCCACCTTCATTCTGATCATACCGTCGGTTTTGCTGACCTCATCTTCACTCCCTGGGTTCTGGACAGGGACCAGCCCATGGCAGTGTATGGTCCACGGGGAATCAAGGCCATGGCACGAAACATTATCAGAGCTTACCGGGAAGATATTGACATCCGAATCAACGGCCGTCAACCACAAAATACGACCGGCTACAAAGTGAATGCCACCGATATACGTCCCGGTGTGATTTTCGACGATAATGATCTGAAAGTAACAGCATTTAAAGTAAATCACGGGGAGATCGAAGAGGCGTACGGATACAAGTTCGAAACCGAAGACAAAACAATCGTCATTTCCGGCGATACCGCTCCAAGTGAATCCATTGTTGAACAGTGCAACGGGTGCGACATGCTTTTTCATGAAGTTTACTCACTGGAGAAATTTCAGCTTAAGACACCAGAATGGAAGGCATATCACTCCAGCTATCATACATCCACAAGTGAGCTGGCTGAGATTGCCACCCAGGCCAGACCGAAGCTTCTGGTGCTCTATCACCAGATCTTCTGGGGCGCTACTGAAGAAGAAATACTGAGAGAAATTCAGGAAAACTACAACGGGGCCGTGGTTTCAGGAAAAGACCTGGATGTTTTTGAGTAG
- a CDS encoding 6-bladed beta-propeller codes for MYFGRYGSNVHINCRFYESRRFKMKRINLILSLILLISCEQAGTGYSVVHDWPKLPKGFILGQVSGVEVDSHDHIFAFHRGKNAAYLGSDSEFQNIQEPTILMLDNNSGALLDSWGKDAFLTPHGLTVDSKDNVWVTDVQYHQVYKFSHDGELIMTLGEKSVPGWDKTHFNQPTDMVVAPDGTIYVSDGYGNNRVAVFSPDGTFKFEWGSGGEGNGQFNLPHGIAMDANGRIYVADRSNSRLQIFKSDGTFIDAWQSTEIGRPWGMAVGQDRVLYVVDGGDPSPSGVQRSRIVKMDLSGNVLGSFGSFGQYDGQMDWPHDVGVDSKGSVYVGDVHFGMRIQKFAK; via the coding sequence ATGTATTTCGGTCGGTATGGAAGCAATGTCCACATTAATTGTCGATTTTATGAAAGCAGGAGGTTTAAAATGAAAAGAATCAATCTAATCCTCTCCCTCATTCTACTCATCTCATGTGAGCAGGCAGGTACTGGATATAGCGTGGTACACGATTGGCCGAAATTGCCGAAGGGTTTTATTCTCGGGCAGGTTTCGGGAGTAGAAGTTGACTCGCACGATCACATTTTCGCATTTCACCGAGGGAAGAATGCCGCCTATCTGGGAAGTGATAGCGAGTTCCAGAACATCCAAGAACCGACCATCCTCATGTTAGACAACAACAGTGGGGCCCTTTTGGATTCCTGGGGAAAAGATGCCTTCCTTACGCCCCATGGACTTACCGTTGATTCAAAAGATAATGTCTGGGTCACAGATGTGCAGTACCATCAAGTATACAAGTTCAGCCATGACGGTGAACTTATTATGACACTTGGTGAGAAAAGTGTACCTGGTTGGGATAAAACGCATTTCAACCAGCCGACAGATATGGTTGTTGCCCCTGATGGCACCATTTATGTTTCAGATGGTTATGGTAATAATCGCGTAGCGGTCTTCTCACCGGATGGCACATTCAAGTTTGAATGGGGAAGTGGTGGTGAAGGTAACGGACAGTTCAATCTTCCTCATGGTATAGCCATGGATGCCAACGGCCGCATTTACGTGGCCGACAGAAGCAATAGCCGGCTTCAGATATTTAAATCTGATGGTACTTTTATTGATGCATGGCAGTCCACAGAAATCGGTAGGCCGTGGGGCATGGCAGTTGGTCAAGACAGGGTCCTTTACGTTGTGGATGGTGGAGACCCGAGTCCTTCAGGTGTTCAGCGAAGTCGTATTGTAAAAATGGACCTGTCAGGAAATGTGCTGGGCAGCTTTGGTTCCTTTGGCCAGTATGACGGCCAGATGGACTGGCCCCACGATGTTGGTGTTGATTCCAAAGGGTCTGTCTACGTGGGCGATGTTCATTTTGGTATGAGGATTCAGAAATTCGCGAAGTGA
- a CDS encoding amidohydrolase: protein MIKNNSFIRLFTIVVFLSGLTTANDRAIKKAVKKYTPKIVELRHQIHQNPELGNREFKTAEMIANHLKSLGMEITTGVAHTGVIGLLKGGKPGPVVGVRADMDALPVTEDTDLPFKSTVRATYLGKDVGVMHACGHDIHTSVQLGVASVLASMKKDLPGTVKFIFQPAEEGPPPGEEGGAELMVRENALENPRPVAVFGLHSLASMEVGKIGYTSGPSFAAVDHFIAIVKGKQAHGAHPDESIDPIVMASEVVTAFQTIRSRSLNPREPSVITVGIIRGGERFNIIPAEVHLEGTVRTYSKETRDSVERRMGEILKGITLAYGGSYELDYNRGTPATINNPALTTQVVPSLERAIGKENVMAIPPTMGGEDFSFFSNIVPGFYYRLGMVKPGTVSGGHHTPTFRADDSCISVGMEAMSTLIVDFMKAGGLK, encoded by the coding sequence ATGATTAAAAACAATTCGTTTATTCGCTTGTTCACAATAGTTGTATTTTTGTCCGGTTTAACCACCGCTAACGACCGTGCCATAAAGAAAGCTGTTAAGAAGTATACACCAAAAATCGTCGAACTACGTCATCAGATACATCAAAATCCTGAACTGGGTAACAGAGAGTTCAAGACAGCCGAAATGATAGCCAATCATCTGAAGAGCCTAGGGATGGAAATAACGACTGGTGTGGCCCATACAGGTGTTATCGGGCTTCTGAAGGGCGGCAAACCGGGTCCCGTTGTGGGCGTAAGGGCTGACATGGATGCTCTTCCAGTTACAGAGGACACCGATCTCCCGTTCAAGTCTACCGTACGGGCAACTTATCTCGGTAAAGATGTGGGTGTCATGCATGCTTGCGGACACGATATCCACACCTCTGTACAGCTTGGGGTGGCATCTGTCTTGGCATCCATGAAAAAAGATCTCCCCGGAACCGTGAAATTCATTTTCCAGCCTGCCGAAGAAGGACCCCCACCGGGTGAAGAGGGTGGCGCTGAATTGATGGTGCGTGAAAACGCCCTGGAAAATCCCCGGCCTGTGGCAGTTTTCGGCCTTCATTCTCTTGCCAGTATGGAAGTTGGAAAAATTGGGTATACTTCTGGACCATCTTTTGCCGCAGTTGATCATTTCATTGCAATAGTCAAAGGAAAGCAAGCCCACGGTGCCCATCCCGATGAATCTATCGATCCCATCGTTATGGCCTCTGAGGTTGTAACAGCTTTTCAGACCATTCGTTCCAGATCACTGAATCCCCGGGAGCCCAGCGTTATCACCGTTGGTATTATCCGTGGCGGAGAGCGTTTTAATATCATCCCGGCTGAAGTCCATTTGGAAGGAACGGTCCGAACATACAGCAAAGAGACCAGGGACAGTGTTGAAAGAAGGATGGGTGAAATTCTCAAAGGTATAACCCTGGCCTATGGAGGATCATATGAACTGGATTACAACCGGGGAACCCCAGCTACCATCAACAATCCCGCTCTGACCACTCAGGTTGTGCCGAGTCTTGAACGCGCCATAGGTAAAGAAAATGTCATGGCTATTCCTCCCACTATGGGCGGTGAGGATTTTTCGTTTTTCTCTAATATTGTACCTGGTTTCTACTACCGCCTTGGTATGGTGAAGCCGGGGACCGTTTCTGGCGGGCATCATACACCCACTTTCAGAGCAGATGATTCATGTATTTCGGTCGGTATGGAAGCAATGTCCACATTAATTGTCGATTTTATGAAAGCAGGAGGTTTAAAATGA
- a CDS encoding S9 family peptidase: MKKLPLVFLSTLILTRIAVAGSGEIFTMREFFELEYASDPQISPEGNQVIYVRNFADIMTDRRYSNLWIIDIDGSDHRPLTTGHRNDRSPRWSPDGSKLIYVSNKEGSSEVYIRWIDTGQTARLTNVQYSPGNIAWAPDGKMIAFTMFVKSLPSKPAKMPEKPEGAKWADPPKVIDKMTYRADGSGYQENGFTHIFTLPEDGGTPRQITSGDYHHGGRLQWTTDGSKIIFSANRRNDWEYEPADSDLYEISVADGSLRQITKRQGPDSSPVLSADGKKIAYTGYDDRYQGYQVTHLYTMNRDGSSSKMITKSLDRSVGSPVWSGDGKGVYVSYNDKGNGKVAYATVKGKVKVLASNLGGTSIGRPYSSGSFTVTKDGDIAYTISRPDRPADIAIVNAKGGTPKKITSLNDDLFGHKELAEVEEIWYKSSHDGRDIHGWITKPPGFDPKKKYPLILEIHGGPFANYGNRFSAEIQAFAAAGYVVLYTNPRGSTSYGEEFGNLIHHAYPGDDFFDLMSGVDAVIAKGYIDEKNLFVTGGSGGGVLTAWLVGRTDRFSAAVSAKPVINWYSFVLTADSYGFFIKYWFPDFPWNIPDHYHKRSPLSLVGNVTTPTMLLTGEADYRTPISESEQYYQALKLRKIDTKLVRIPGASHGIYLRPSQHISKVAEILDWFEKYRKE; the protein is encoded by the coding sequence ATGAAAAAATTGCCGTTAGTATTTCTGTCTACCTTGATTCTGACAAGAATCGCCGTCGCAGGAAGTGGTGAAATCTTTACTATGAGGGAATTTTTTGAGCTGGAATACGCCTCAGATCCTCAAATTTCTCCTGAGGGTAATCAGGTTATATACGTCCGGAATTTTGCTGATATTATGACGGACAGACGCTACTCCAACCTTTGGATCATCGACATAGACGGTAGTGATCACAGGCCACTCACCACCGGACACCGGAATGACAGATCGCCACGCTGGTCTCCAGACGGGTCCAAGCTTATCTATGTATCAAACAAGGAAGGTTCCTCTGAAGTCTACATTCGCTGGATAGACACAGGACAGACTGCCAGGCTCACAAATGTCCAATATTCACCGGGAAACATTGCGTGGGCTCCAGATGGAAAAATGATCGCATTTACCATGTTTGTGAAATCACTTCCATCCAAGCCCGCGAAAATGCCTGAAAAACCGGAAGGGGCCAAATGGGCTGACCCGCCAAAGGTGATCGACAAAATGACCTACCGCGCCGACGGCTCTGGATACCAGGAAAATGGTTTTACACACATCTTCACTCTCCCTGAGGATGGCGGCACTCCCCGTCAGATTACGTCTGGTGACTATCATCACGGTGGACGGCTTCAGTGGACTACCGACGGCTCAAAAATTATCTTTTCAGCTAACCGTCGCAACGACTGGGAATACGAACCGGCCGATTCAGATCTGTACGAAATTTCAGTGGCGGACGGCTCACTCAGACAGATTACCAAAAGACAAGGGCCGGACAGTTCACCCGTTCTTTCAGCCGACGGGAAAAAGATCGCCTACACAGGCTACGATGACCGGTACCAGGGTTATCAGGTAACTCACCTTTATACAATGAACAGGGATGGCAGCAGCTCAAAAATGATCACCAAGTCTCTGGATCGCTCTGTGGGAAGTCCCGTTTGGAGTGGAGATGGGAAAGGTGTCTATGTCTCTTATAACGATAAAGGTAACGGGAAAGTGGCTTATGCTACTGTAAAGGGAAAAGTAAAAGTTCTCGCCAGTAACCTTGGAGGAACTTCCATCGGGAGACCTTACTCCAGCGGTTCTTTTACTGTTACCAAAGACGGCGACATTGCGTATACCATTTCCCGTCCTGATCGCCCCGCTGATATAGCCATTGTAAATGCTAAAGGCGGAACACCAAAAAAAATTACCTCTTTGAATGATGATCTCTTTGGACACAAAGAACTGGCAGAAGTGGAGGAAATTTGGTACAAGTCATCACACGACGGCCGTGATATTCATGGCTGGATCACAAAACCGCCCGGTTTTGACCCAAAGAAAAAGTATCCTCTGATTCTTGAGATTCACGGGGGGCCTTTCGCTAATTACGGTAACAGATTCTCAGCAGAAATACAGGCCTTTGCCGCCGCCGGATATGTGGTACTTTACACCAATCCTCGCGGCAGCACCAGTTACGGTGAAGAGTTCGGTAATCTCATTCACCATGCCTATCCAGGTGATGATTTCTTCGATCTCATGTCCGGTGTGGACGCTGTAATTGCCAAGGGCTATATTGATGAAAAAAACCTTTTTGTTACAGGCGGGAGTGGAGGAGGTGTTCTCACCGCATGGTTGGTTGGCCGAACGGACAGGTTCTCCGCCGCTGTCTCAGCGAAACCAGTAATTAACTGGTACAGTTTTGTTCTTACTGCTGATAGTTACGGATTTTTTATCAAGTACTGGTTTCCAGATTTCCCATGGAATATTCCTGATCACTACCATAAGAGGTCCCCTCTCTCTCTTGTAGGCAATGTCACCACACCTACCATGCTCCTGACCGGTGAGGCCGACTATCGCACGCCCATCTCTGAATCGGAACAGTACTATCAAGCTCTAAAGCTCAGGAAAATTGATACCAAACTGGTTCGAATCCCCGGTGCCTCCCATGGAATTTACCTGCGGCCGAGCCAGCACATTTCGAAGGTAGCTGAAATCCTGGATTGGTTCGAAAAGTATAGAAAAGAATAA